CTTATTGACACTGTCGCCATCCCAAGCCATATCCTGGGTTACCGTATTGATCTCATTGATGGAGAGAGCATCTGGATGTTTTGCAGCTCCCTCAGCTACGAGAACCACGTACCATTCGGTAAAGGTTTTCTGGGCATCTGGGCTGGAGAGAATCCAGTCGTAAAGCTTTTTGGCATTGACAGTATCTTTACCGCCCTTAACCATCGACATGGAAGCGAGCTCGTAACCAGTACCTTCCGAAGGGGCTGTGATGACGACTGGGGAACCGGCTGCCTTGAGTTTTACTTGGTCATGAGCATAACCGATTGCAACAGGGATTTCTCCGGTTGCAACACTCTTGCCAGGAGCAGAACCGCTCTTGGTATATTGGTCAATGTTCTTGTCAAGGGCTGTCATGTACTCAATCATCTTGTCTTCAGTACCAAATACATCAAGCATGGTTGTCAATACGTTGTAAGCTGTTCCTGAAGTATTGGGGTTTGCCATGCGGATATAACCCTTGTATTCTGGCTTGAGGAGGTCTGCCCAGCTTTTTGGAGGGGTAAGGCCGAGTTCTTTTGCCCTTTCGGTGTTGGTTACAAAGGTAAGGGGTCCGACATACAGGCCGATGAAGAAATTATCAGGATCCCTGAACTGTACAGGGGTCTTTGCCGTAAAACGGCTGACATAAGGAGTGGTCAGGCCTTTGCTTTTTGCAGTGATGTGGTCAAGTCCTACGCCGCCAACCCAGATCGAAGCCTGTGGGTTTGATGCCTCAGCTTCAAGACGGGCTACGCATTCTCCGCCGGAAAGGCGAACAAAATTAACTTTAATCCCGGTTTCTGCTTCAAAGAGCTGAAAGAGTTTTGCAGCCAAGGGCTCTTCCAAGGTTGTGTATGCATTTACACTGCCTGCATTTGCAGCAGGTGCTGCCGCTGGTGCAGGAGCTGCAACTGCTGGTGTTGTTGCGGCAGGTGTAGCTTCTTTTGTTCCCTGAGCGAACAGAGCAGGGACAAGGAGTAGCATTACTGCCAAGATAGTAAGCGTTCTTTTCATCGTATCCTCCATTAAATGACAATTACTCTACAAAGAGAGTCTCTTCTTGTATTATATAGGTAATTGTCTTTGATAAGTAATGCTACCGCTCGCAATTCCATGCGTCAAGGAAAATAAAACAGAAGCTAAAATCGGTTTAATTATGATAAAAGTAAGGTATGGTAGTCGACCTGAAAAGAGGTTGAGAATCCTATGCGGCGATAGAGAGACAAGGCTATTGGGTTGTCTGAATCCACATCAAGGTACGCAATCTGTATCTTTTCAAATACCAGGTCGAGTGCAAGGGAAAGCAGTTGCTTTCCCATTCCTTTTCCCCTGTATTGGGGGGTTATGCCGATTCCATAGAGAATTGCCATATCTTTTTCTTCATAATGTATATTAAAAACCCCAATAGGGGTTTCCCCGTAATTACAGAGAAAGGCTTCCCGTTCGGGATTGTTCACAATAGTGGATATATAGGCAGTACTCTGCTCAAGGGATTCATTGAACACTGAAGCAGAGATCCTTGCATACACGGCAAGGTTTTCTGCAGTGATCCTTGCAGGGACAATTTCCATTGGCTCGGGTTTGCTGCTGTTTTCCCAGATTTGTTTAGTCAGCGAGAGCCGGTATTCTGTTCTTGCAATATCAGGGCAATGCTTTTTCGCATAACCTATCCCCTCTTTGCTGTGGGGTTCTACCTGGAGGAGGTATTGCGTGTAGCCATACGGTTTCAAAGTGTTTTCAGAAAGAGAGAGAAGGGAAGAAAACAGGCCCTTGTTTCGAAATTGAGGATGGGTAAATCCATTGACCTCAGCTTCGGTAGGAGAGGGGAGAAAGCAGGTCAAAAAGGAGACAAGGTTCCCTTCTGCATAGGCCAGGTAAAAACAAGGGAAGTCTTTGCTGCAATTCAATTCATTTGAAAGGAAAGGTTTGTTGGATAGGTTATCTTTGGAAAAACAAAGTTCCTGGAGCGAGAGGACCTCTGAGAGTTGTTTCCCTGTAAGCTTGTTTGTCTGTAGGTATTCCATAGGTTCAGAATACAAAAAATAAACCGGTGCGTACATATTCGCACCGGTTTACAGCGTAAAGTTCTAAAAAGTAGTGTTAACTAGGCCCTGACCAAGTGGACTGCGAAGCCGCTCAGGTTTTCCTTGAGATAGCAAACCTTGATGTTTCCCTTTGCATCTCTTGCAATAGTGGACTCATCAGGGGTAAAGCCATGCTTGGCAAGGTAAACAAGGGTTCGCTCGATATCAAAGCAACGGAACCCGATATGCCCGTTCTTTCCGAGGTACATCTTGGGCAGTACCTCGATAGTCGTATTCATAAACACCGAGGAATTTCCCCTTTTGGTGGTCATTCCCAGTGCTTCGAAGCCCTTGATATCTTTTTCCGCTTCCTCTGCATTCTCATTGTTGATACCAAGGTGGGCAAATTCAAGGCCCTGGAGGGCAACGACGGCTTCCTTGCAGATCTGGGCGATGGCATCCCATTGTTCGCCATCGATCAAGTCTGCCTTCACCATCCAGGAACCACCCACCGCGAGCACATTTGACTGTTTTGCATAGGATGCAAGGTTTGCAAGGCTGATACCGCCGGTAGGCATGAATTTCAGCTGGGGAAAGGGACCTGCGAGGTTCTTGAGCATATCAACACCACCGGAAACTTCGGCGGGGAAGAATTTGAGTGTGGTAAGGCCGCGTGCGAGTCCCTGTTCAATGTCACTGGGGGTGCATACACCGGGAACGACTGGGACATTGTTTGCAATGCACCAGTCAACGACCGAAGGGTTGAACCCAGGGGATACGATGAATTTGGCACCGGCGGCAACGGCCTTCTTTGCGAAGTCTATATTGATTACTGTACCTGCCCCTACGAGCATTTCCGGATAGGCTTTGCTGATGCGTTTTATTGACTCTTCTGCAGCTTCGGTACGGAAGGTGACCTCTGCACAGGGCAACCCACCCTTGATCAGGGCTCCTGCAAGTCCTTCTGCCTTTGCTGCATCCTCAATCTTTACGACTGGGACAAGGCCGATGTCGTGAATTTGTTTAAATAATTCTTCATGCATGATTTTCGTTCCTTCCTTTCTTGTTATCTAGATTGAATCTATTACTTGATAATCAATTATGAAACGTTGTTTCAAAATAATATTGACAGATACTAGCATACCCTCTATGATTTCAAATATCAAGAGAAAAGTTACGTTCCTGTTATTATTTAGGAGGAGTTTTATGGGTAATACATT
The sequence above is a segment of the Sphaerochaeta pleomorpha str. Grapes genome. Coding sequences within it:
- a CDS encoding GNAT family N-acetyltransferase translates to MEYLQTNKLTGKQLSEVLSLQELCFSKDNLSNKPFLSNELNCSKDFPCFYLAYAEGNLVSFLTCFLPSPTEAEVNGFTHPQFRNKGLFSSLLSLSENTLKPYGYTQYLLQVEPHSKEGIGYAKKHCPDIARTEYRLSLTKQIWENSSKPEPMEIVPARITAENLAVYARISASVFNESLEQSTAYISTIVNNPEREAFLCNYGETPIGVFNIHYEEKDMAILYGIGITPQYRGKGMGKQLLSLALDLVFEKIQIAYLDVDSDNPIALSLYRRIGFSTSFQVDYHTLLLS
- a CDS encoding ABC transporter substrate-binding protein produces the protein MKRTLTILAVMLLLVPALFAQGTKEATPAATTPAVAAPAPAAAPAANAGSVNAYTTLEEPLAAKLFQLFEAETGIKVNFVRLSGGECVARLEAEASNPQASIWVGGVGLDHITAKSKGLTTPYVSRFTAKTPVQFRDPDNFFIGLYVGPLTFVTNTERAKELGLTPPKSWADLLKPEYKGYIRMANPNTSGTAYNVLTTMLDVFGTEDKMIEYMTALDKNIDQYTKSGSAPGKSVATGEIPVAIGYAHDQVKLKAAGSPVVITAPSEGTGYELASMSMVKGGKDTVNAKKLYDWILSSPDAQKTFTEWYVVLVAEGAAKHPDALSINEINTVTQDMAWDGDSVNKTRLLDRWTNEIGNKR
- a CDS encoding bifunctional 4-hydroxy-2-oxoglutarate aldolase/2-dehydro-3-deoxy-phosphogluconate aldolase, yielding MHEELFKQIHDIGLVPVVKIEDAAKAEGLAGALIKGGLPCAEVTFRTEAAEESIKRISKAYPEMLVGAGTVINIDFAKKAVAAGAKFIVSPGFNPSVVDWCIANNVPVVPGVCTPSDIEQGLARGLTTLKFFPAEVSGGVDMLKNLAGPFPQLKFMPTGGISLANLASYAKQSNVLAVGGSWMVKADLIDGEQWDAIAQICKEAVVALQGLEFAHLGINNENAEEAEKDIKGFEALGMTTKRGNSSVFMNTTIEVLPKMYLGKNGHIGFRCFDIERTLVYLAKHGFTPDESTIARDAKGNIKVCYLKENLSGFAVHLVRA